One Marmota flaviventris isolate mMarFla1 chromosome 17, mMarFla1.hap1, whole genome shotgun sequence genomic window, AAACCAAAGCAGGGATTAATTAGAATGCATGCCATGTTTGTTTGGAGAACTGTGCAGACTTTGGAATGACTAGCACATTGAAGAATTAGCGGAATGTGAAATACTGAGGTTGGTAAAGTAGAATAGGTCCagatgataaaacaaaaaatcagcaAACAATGGCCTGTACTCCAAATCTAATCTTTGATGTTTCTTTACACTTATACTGGAACACTGACATGCCCATTCATTTAAATACTGTCTATGGCTGTGCCAGAGTTGAGTAACATCGTTGTGTAATTGCAACAGAGATAGTGTGGCCCATGAAGCCAAAAATACTTATTatttggccctttacagaaaaatgtttctgttctctgttggggaaaaaatatgtaagaatgaTAAACAGAGTTGGATAATTTCTGAAAGCAAAGAATAAATTGTTATGCTAATAATCAGTAAGCAGTGAAACACCGAATCCACTAGGAAACTCTGAAGCATTTATGAAAAAGAGCAGTTACctgctaagaaaatattttacaaactaATATTCATCCCACCAATGGAACTGGATATTTATGCTAATCAAGTAACATATACTAGGGGATCGATTTCAAATATTCTTACCTCTATAACTTTCTAAATAGCTATttacttcacattttaaaaataagtcattcattcattctttaatatttaaatgtttacctTCAGAGTGTTTTCTTCTGGAATATCatccaacatttttttcttaaattgatttTGTTGAAAATTGGGCTTAAATGTCTGTAATGCACTGTTTTTATCTGGGCCTTTTATTGTGGAGCCAGAAACTTTTGATGAACACATTTGTCTGGGAACCTCAGTTTCTCTGTGATAAGATAAATTAGGAGTTTCAGATACCCTTAATTGTTTCTGTGGTATCTGAGTTCCCAAATTCACTGGAAAAGAATTTTTTCCATCATTTGTCACTAGTTTTATTGTTTCACATTGAGGTCTAAAGTCATTTTTATCCCAAGTTTTCAAGCTGGTATTTTTGTTGTCATCTCTGTAGatataataggaaaaaagaaaaagaagggaaaaaggaaaaacatttatttctttatacttttttaaaagacaatcataaaaattttatttatatggcaATTCCTAGTTTACAAACTACTTTGTAACTAACTAGTTTGAAATTCCAAACACATCATTGCGACAACTCTACAATAAATTACCTCTCTTTCCCGATGAGGACAAAGAGTCTTAGTGAGGAAATAGTGTACCCAAAGTCATATATCAAGTTACTAACAAGTTTAGAACCAAGAGAAACCTAcaccatatatttttaaactatgcCAGCCTTTAAGTGACAGTGGTTGTCTCCAAGTGGAAAGATTTTGCTTATTaattctttatacatttatttttaaattactacaaagtaaatttttaaagttaagccATGGTTTATCAATGATTTTAAATCACAAGCAAAATGAATATACACAGGGTAGATAGCTCTAATTAGATATTTTGTGCTTTTACTGTGTATCTAAAAAGCCATACTAATCAATCTGTTATAGTATTTACTAACTACATTAATCTAAATGGAGTTGTAGCAGTTGATCAGAACATGTTGTTAATGAGGCTAAAATCAGAAGGGTGTTTTCTAAACATTAAAGTTCCAAAGGAAAAAGCTAGTGCAAGTCACAAGTTCTTAATTCTGAATAATTTTCCTGGAAATATCATCAGTATTATTACAAGAAGACAATCAATACAACCCATCTCTTGTTTAATAATCCAAAAGAAGGTCTAGATTTTCtagtaatataaaaaaatctagGTTTTCTAGAACCCGAAGCTTGAATAATTTGGAAAGTACAGTTAAATAAATTAAGTGCAAAATTAAATATGAACAAGatggaataaaaaaatcacaattaaaaaatttaagttataCCATAAACATTATAATATCCAAGAAAAATATGACTaggattattatttattaactgCCTGACACTCAAGACTTTTTTCCAACAATGATCCCCTCCTTTTCCTATGACAACAATTTTGTTACTTTATTTCAGTAGAGAGTACAGAAATACAATTTTGTCTTTCCTCTCTCATggctattcaaattatttttattatttatagtcTAGAAAGATTTCTTTTAGCTTCACAACTATTTAATAGTACATCTAACATTAGCAACATTTTTACTCATTAAGATATTACTAGCCTGGGAACTATCCCTGAGAGAACTACAGTCCTTTCACCTTTGCAGTGGGCCCACACAGAGATGGTGTCTCAGAAGTCAATCCAACTCAGCCATGTCCTCAACACCCCAACCAGACCATAAAGTCCAAGTTGCAGGGGCTTCTAAGCAGGGAAGTAGCAGCATCTCCCCTGAATCattcttgttgaagaaaatatAGGTCCAGATAGTCAACAAAATCCCCAACAGCAAGCTGTTGCTGAGTCCATATGGATGTAAAAGTAGGACTGGCCACCCACTACCCAGGGCCTGTAGCCCCAGATGTATCATCAGAATATAGTGGATGACCCTAATGGGATAtactttgtggcatattatacatgcacataacataatttaattccccagtatctctattttcctccctcctccctccccctgatcccctttctctactctactgatctcctttttaatttcatgagCTCCTTctaccttttgtttttcttttccttttttctctctagtttacacatgagagaaaacatgaccctttGACTTTCTGAGCATGATTTATTTTGATTAACATAATGCTcccaagttccatccatttcctgtaaatgatataatttcattcttctttatggctgagtaaaactccagtGTGTACaaatcccacattttctttttccattcttctggTGACAGATACCTAAGCTAGTtcccataacttggctattgtgaattacactgctatgaacatgtgtatgcatgtatcactacagtatgctgactcTAGTTTTTTCGATAAATACTGAGGAAAGGTAGAGTTGGGTAACatggtagtttctttttttaatatttattttttgttgtagttgtacacaatacctttattttatttatttattttttatatggtgctgaggatcaaacccagggccccacacttgccaggcgagtgctctaccgctgagccaaaaccccagtccATATAATAGTTTCATTCCCAGTCTTtcgaggaaactccatactgatttccatggtgattgtactaatttacaatcccaccaacagagTTCCTTTTTcaccatatccttgccaacatttattattatttgtgtttttgatgattgctattctaaATAAACCTCCTACACTTTGAATAACCTACTGAACTATACTCAATCACTCACAATTCAGAGTAGCCAGAAAATAAAAGCTCCTTAAACTACCATAAAACATCATGAAAAATCAACCAAAAATTCATGtgtattattttaacattttctaaaatttatactgTAAATTTTATAATACATACTGTTCTAACATTCTCTAAGAGAATATgtgtaacatatttaaaaattatgaaaattctgCAAATTGCTGGACATAATTATTGGAGAAGTGAGACtagaaatcttagagaagttAGAACTTAGGTTCAAAGCCAAAATCATTAAAGAGAATGGAAGCTACTGGAGTAGAGAAGCACACtgatacaaaataaaagacaacatgctagttttaagagaaagaaactaaaattctCTTCTCCCTTCACCAAATGCCTGTAAATGTGGAAACATCTGGTTCACAAGTATTTATTAAGCTTAGGTTACATTACCAGCAATTGCCAAGGAACTGAAAGATCTCAACAGGTTATATATTACAAGAAATACTAGAGTTCTTCAAGTTGAAACAGAAAGATGCTAAAAAGCAATATGAGATTACATATATGAAACTCACTGGCAAAGGTAAATATGTATAGAAAAACAGAGAACAGTCAGCCGTCTGTACTCATAGATCTCCACAtctacagattcaaccaaccacagctcaaaaatatttggaaaaaataacatCTGTACTAAATAAATACAgactttttccttgtcattatttcttaaacaatatagtatgacaactatttacacagaattaatattatattagttttgtatataatctagagatgatttaaaagtaCAATGAGAATGTCCATAGTTACTAACATAGAAATCTCCTAAATGCAATTCTATctaaaaaattaggaaaagtaaaaggaggggggaaagaggaggagagagaaaagacaaaaagaatagaagacaaatTTTAAGTAGACTCACCTCCAACCACTTTGGCTTCTTGCAGTATTTGACTGAATTGATTTAGGAATAGAATCTTGACTTCTCAGGGGATGAGAAACTGAAGGTGGTATTTGGCTTTCAAGGAAATATGTCTtgttaaatgtaaataatttgttttcaaatcaataaatgtaaaacacacacagaaaaatggcATCAGACACACAtttattagcttttatttttctccacataCCTTGTGTTCATTGTTTTTGTTAAAGGAGCCCACTCTCGATTCATAGCCTCCCAGGCCCAATCTCaataagaacacaaacaaaagtaaaataggTAACATTGTTCAAAATAActaattcatatttattatttaacttgGGAAATGTAAAAACTTTAAGAGAAAGGAATCCTTTTCAATAGCACTTTATTGTTGAATTTGCCAATAGCCttccttattgattttcataGATATCTTTCCTCCCCCTTGTActgtaagcaaaaataataaattctaatatAGAATCTTATACTTTGTAGCATAAAAATTCTAATATTGTTTCTTATACTCTATAACATAAATGCAGTCTATCCCAATTTTTTATTCCACCCCACAGCAAGAAATACATCATCATAATCCATAACAGACACATACATAATGTGTGTTAAGAGAGATGAACAGAGGCAAACAAAAAGAGGATAAGAGAACATAACAAAATTTCGCCATCAAATATTATCCTTATTATGTATGTCACACACTGATCTTTTCTAGTATACTCTagtctcttctatttctttttttttacagattgGTTATATCTCAGCCCAACTCTTGAGTCAAgacaaaaatttggaaaacactgaTGTAGTACTTTTCCTTATCCAGTGTAAGATCTTTCTATGACAAATAGTAATCTCAGTCAGAGCTTGAAGAGTTCAGAATTGAGTAAAATGAACATTTCCTTATGAAGTAGTTCATACTTATTAGTTTTCAAGGTCAACATTCAtgctacttagaaaaaaatttaagtggtgatgaactttttttattttttccatatttttattggtacattatagttgtacataatggtggggtttgttgttacatattcataaatacatacaatgtaacaacataatttggctactatcaatccccaatacttcccctttcccactcttcctcctcctccatggtccctttcctcttctctactgatttccctttaattttcatgagattccacCCCCACTACATACACATATTCCacacattattttccttttttctctctagcttccacatgagaaaaGACAGATGACCCTTGACATACTGAATTGGGTTGGATTTATTtggcttaacataatgttctgaagttccatccatttccctacaaatggcataacttcatttttattttatggctgCATAAAACTTCAttgcatgcatatatacatgcatatatataaatatataaatatatatatataaatatatatataaatatataaatatataaatatatatatatatatatatatatatatatatatatatatatattacattttcttaatccattcatccactgatgaacacctaggtgggttccataatttgactattgtgaattgtgctgctataaacatgattATACATGTCTCACTACAGTATGGTAACTGTAATTCTTAAGGAAAAATACTaagaaatggtggttccattcctagtctttagAGGAATAGTAGAAATTTTTTTGAATGATAGAGGATTGACTAGATAAATGCTGACTTTTGTCTACCCATgtgaatttctaattttctatacataaaaatgggaataatagaaACTTTATACCTCGAATTCCtctaacatgaaagaaaaaatcattttagagCTACATTAAGGTCTatgggaaaataataaattaacaatacaattatacatataatacaatatattatatataacatataatacatatatacacattgtaCATAGTATAATGCTagtaatataatatgtattttatacataatattagtatatataatatatattctgtacaatatatattatatattatttatgatatattgtattatatatagtattatatatacttgtatatataacacatatacttatgtatataacatatatacttGTATGTTACATATAcaagtatatagtatatatatattatatatgcagtacaagtatatatatatatgtatatatactcacaCAAGTATataaagatctttaaaaattctagttccataatattctattaataatttttagtatcTATCAAGTTTAAATGTATACAGCCATCTTGCACCAAATATACCTTAAAATGTCTGCCTTTCCAAGCCTTCATCCAGAGGGAAGTACAAAGTTAGCAAACATATCTCCCAGCACTCACCACCACAGCTAACTGGTTTAGAAGCTAAGCCAGGATTTTGGTAGTCTTGCTTAAATGATAAAATGAACCAAAGcctcccttccctgcctccagGACTTAATTAAGAGATACAGAAGACAGTCAATCAATTACCTCTAAAAGCTAGAACTAAAAGATTATGTAAACTCCTAACAATGGCAACTTAGTTCATGGTTCATGTGCTAGTTGAAGCTATAAGAAAACAAACTGGATAGGAGTGCCTTAGTCCATTTAggttgctaaaacaaaatacctgtactgggtattttagaaataatagaaGCTTACTTTTGAACAGTTATGGAGGTTGGGACATCCCATATCAAACACCAATAGATTAGGTATCTGACAGATGGCACCTCTTACATGATAGAAGAAGTAAAAAGCTCCTTCAGAAACATGCACAGTGTGTGTCCCGAATCCCATGCATGAGGGCAAAACCTTCATGACTTAATCACTTTCTACAGACCCCCATCCTTTAATACTACTATCACATTGTTGATTaagtttcaatatatgaattttcacACCATAGCAGAAAGTAAAGAACCAGCAATTaagaaaggcaaaaacaaaagaaatcagaacCAAGCATCAAAAATTCCTGGGCTTCTACCCTTCCTAAAATCtaattttttcccacattttttccTGTGTTCCATGCATACTTATCCCTGTTCCTGAGGCAACTTGAGTTTCTCCATTCTTTATTACCAAATGTACAGATCACAAAAATCTATATctgtttgaaaaaggaaaaaaatgttgcaaTGTAGTTTACTACTTCATTAAAACAAATCTAAGATACTCCATTTAAATGCTAAGCAACCCTTGTAGAGAGACACTCACACTCCTGTATCAGAATGATAAAGAAAAGCCAAGATATTTCTGTATTTggatagtaaaagaagaaaaaaatctttctactCTCATTATAAAGAAAACGTGCAATTTTCTACAATCCCAGTTcttgtttcctgaaatatttcacCTTACTCCTTTTCTTACCTGTTGGTATTGGAGGGAAATCATAACTGTCAGAAGCAGTACTGATACCTGGATCATTTTTAAGTGGATTAGATGTTAATGGCTGTCTATTCCTCTTCTTTTGATTGAACAATGGTACAGGCAAACAGCCTACATTGAATATACCAATAAATTAGtacataacagaaaataaattactacATAATCAGATCTACTTATAGAATACTTATAATGCACAATTTTAATGTCTACTTCCATATGTTAATATACTTAATATAGGCATATTTCTATGCCCTTGAATTggtttttacattctttttaaaatcctaaatagCTTCATTTATCTCTCTAAAAAGTACCTTTTTGTACTATCTTAACATTGCTTTAACTCCTCCTGTTTGGAAATTATTCCCATTTCTTCTCTCATTCCActttctgttttccttatttctctcatGTGCTTACCTATTACCCTATCAACTGTAGAAAATCCATGGTGTACAACAGAGGTCACTGAACCATGTTTTTCAAAACCCCAATCACTCTTTGGATAATACCAGCACATCTTTTAGGGTATGGTTCTCAAGTTTAGTTTGACTTAGATTTAAACTAGAATTCTGCTTAACCTCAAGTACTAAGACCATAAAccctttcttataaaattttatttcaacatatttGGTCTGGAACCCAAAGTCTGCACCCCCAGTGTctgtaatgatatttttatatgtaattttgagaATGCCTTAGAGAGAGACACTATCAAatccaaacaaaaaagaaaaaaaaactaactctactTACTAAGGTAGCAGAAATAGGATCTCAAGTCAGGCCACAAGTCACAATATATAGATTTTAAATCTTATAAGGAAACTCAGAGGAAAAGAAGTCCAAAAAGTTTGCCTATCACTTCCAAGAAAGTATCTGGAAGAACCCAGATAGGACCCAAGCTTCCTAAATCTTAGTTCAGATCTCTGGCCACTAGACCAT contains:
- the LOC114081395 gene encoding spermatogenesis-associated protein 22; this translates as MKRNLNENSTRSTAGCLPVPLFNQKKRNRQPLTSNPLKNDPGISTASDSYDFPPIPTDWAWEAMNREWAPLTKTMNTSQIPPSVSHPLRSQDSIPKSIQSNTARSQSGWSYRDDNKNTSLKTWDKNDFRPQCETIKLVTNDGKNSFPVNLGTQIPQKQLRVSETPNLSYHRETEVPRQMCSSKVSGSTIKGPDKNSALQTFKPNFQQNQFKKKMLDDIPEENTLKEASCRLQFKEKNNSLRIISAVIESMKYWCEHAQKTVLLFEVLAVLDSAVTPGPYYSKNFLMRDGKNTLPCVFYEIDRELPRLIRGRVHRCIGNYDQKKNIFKCVSVRPASVSEQKTFQTFVKIVDAEMSYYTKVMNEI